The Clostridiales bacterium genome has a segment encoding these proteins:
- a CDS encoding radical SAM protein — protein sequence MRAAEALAGLRECRACPHECAVDRTAGERGVCRAGALACVSSAGPHFGEEGPLVGRGGSGTVFFAWCNLHCVFCQNYDISQLGHGEDVTASELADIFLGVQRAGCENVNLVSPTHFAPQILEALDVAASRGLDLPLVWNTGGYESLATLALLDGVVDVYMPDLKYADPATAARLSGAADYPERAFAALREMHRQVGDLTLDERGIARRGLLVRHLALPAGLAGTPEVMAFLAEEISRDTYVNVMDQYRPCHRAGEHPELRRRITAEEYADAVAAARAAGLHRFAR from the coding sequence ATGCGGGCGGCCGAGGCCCTCGCCGGGCTCCGGGAGTGCCGCGCGTGCCCCCACGAGTGCGCGGTCGACCGCACGGCTGGCGAGCGCGGCGTGTGCCGGGCGGGCGCGCTCGCGTGCGTGTCGAGCGCCGGACCGCACTTCGGCGAGGAGGGGCCGCTCGTGGGCAGGGGCGGGTCGGGCACGGTGTTCTTCGCGTGGTGCAACCTGCACTGCGTCTTCTGCCAGAACTACGACATCTCGCAGCTCGGGCACGGGGAAGACGTGACCGCGAGCGAGCTTGCGGACATCTTCCTCGGCGTGCAGCGGGCCGGGTGCGAGAACGTCAACCTCGTGAGCCCCACGCACTTCGCGCCGCAGATCCTCGAGGCGCTCGATGTCGCGGCCTCCCGCGGTCTCGACCTGCCCCTCGTGTGGAACACCGGCGGCTACGAGTCGCTCGCGACCCTCGCGCTGCTCGACGGTGTGGTCGACGTCTACATGCCCGATCTCAAGTACGCCGATCCCGCCACAGCCGCACGTCTCTCCGGTGCCGCCGACTACCCCGAGCGCGCGTTCGCCGCGCTGCGCGAGATGCACCGGCAGGTCGGCGACCTCACACTCGACGAGCGCGGCATCGCCCGCCGAGGGCTCCTCGTACGTCACCTCGCGCTGCCCGCGGGGCTCGCCGGCACCCCGGAGGTGATGGCGTTCCTTGCCGAGGAGATATCGCGCGACACGTACGTGAACGTCATGGACCAGTATCGGCCGTGCCACCGGGCGGGCGAGCATCCGGAGCTCAGACGGCGCATCACCGCCGAGGAGTACGCCGATGCGGTCGCTGCGGCGCGAGCGGCGGGGTTGCACCGGTTCGCGCGGTGA
- a CDS encoding ABC transporter ATP-binding protein, which yields MFEGPISVLSCSGLRKRFGELVAVDGVSFEIAAGETYGLLGPNGAGKTTSIAMICGLLERDAGDVRLLGEPFTPRSVAAKRAIGYVPQDLAIYPDLTARENLAFFGRLYGLSRGELAARIVEVLEIIGLADRAGDKAGEYSGGMKRRLNIGIGLLHSPRLLVLDEPTVGVDPQSRNAILASVERLGEEGMAVLYTTHYMEEAERLCDRVGIIDHGAIVAEGTRTELVRLVGEHDRVRLIATGDLDSAARSLAGIPAVREADVADHGLELIVENAADALPRLLGTLAAAGVAVTSVDVDQPDLEAVFLHLTGRALRD from the coding sequence ATGTTCGAAGGGCCGATTTCCGTGCTGTCGTGTTCGGGATTGCGGAAACGTTTCGGCGAGCTTGTCGCGGTAGACGGCGTGAGCTTCGAGATCGCCGCTGGCGAGACGTACGGATTGCTCGGACCCAACGGGGCTGGCAAGACGACGAGTATCGCGATGATCTGTGGACTGCTCGAGCGCGACGCGGGCGATGTGAGACTGCTTGGTGAGCCCTTCACGCCGCGCAGTGTGGCCGCCAAGCGTGCGATCGGGTACGTGCCGCAAGATCTCGCGATCTATCCTGATCTGACCGCCCGCGAGAACCTTGCGTTTTTCGGGCGTCTGTACGGGCTTTCCCGGGGCGAGCTTGCCGCCCGCATCGTCGAGGTCCTCGAGATCATCGGTCTGGCTGATCGCGCCGGCGACAAGGCTGGTGAGTACTCGGGCGGGATGAAGCGGCGCCTCAACATCGGCATCGGCCTCTTGCACAGCCCCAGACTCCTCGTGCTCGACGAGCCCACCGTGGGCGTGGACCCGCAGAGCCGCAACGCGATTCTGGCGAGTGTCGAGCGTCTTGGCGAGGAGGGAATGGCGGTCCTTTATACAACCCACTACATGGAGGAGGCCGAGCGTCTTTGCGATCGCGTGGGCATCATCGACCACGGGGCCATAGTGGCCGAGGGAACCCGCACTGAGCTTGTGCGCCTTGTGGGAGAGCACGACCGCGTGAGGCTTATCGCGACAGGCGATCTCGACTCGGCGGCGCGCTCGCTTGCCGGGATACCCGCCGTTCGCGAGGCCGATGTCGCAGATCACGGCCTGGAACTCATCGTTGAGAACGCGGCTGACGCTCTGCCGCGGCTGCTCGGAACGCTTGCCGCGGCTGGCGTTGCGGTCACCAGCGTTGATGTCGATCAGCCCGATCTGGAGGCGGTCTTCCTGCACCTCACCGGCCGTGCGCTCAGGGACTGA
- a CDS encoding ABC transporter permease, with translation MTMRTALLIARKDLTRKMRDKSVFIYGILAPLGLSVIFSFVFGPIDSARFHATYALVNEDEGPIAEAFIEVLAALEEDGIATIVEVGSAAEARTRVERASAEFSGEEGETASAAFVIPAGFSEGIASGKGGEITVIGSATSHLASQVAYSIAHGFSTEVGAVEVAVRTVLEHADPSDGQLHTAENAGRLAEEVANTPPPVSLDDVTAATRQLSQTTHMAAGMSVFFLFFTVAFGVSGLLEERRVGTMDRLLAAPIDRRQIILGKALTSFGLGIVSMTVLVVATSLLLGAKWGDPVGVAMLVFAVVFAAMGILGVVAATAKTQAQAENFQAIISLTLAFLGGTFFSVAQTGGVLQALSLVTPHAWFLRGLNDLAAGDVSAVYEPVAALLLFGLVTGGVAWPFMRKAVER, from the coding sequence ATGACGATGAGAACCGCGCTGCTCATCGCAAGGAAAGACCTCACGCGGAAGATGCGCGACAAGTCGGTGTTCATCTACGGCATACTCGCGCCGCTCGGCCTTTCCGTTATCTTCAGTTTCGTGTTTGGGCCGATCGACTCCGCCCGCTTCCACGCGACCTACGCGCTCGTCAACGAGGATGAGGGTCCTATCGCCGAGGCGTTCATCGAGGTGCTCGCCGCGCTTGAAGAAGACGGCATCGCGACAATCGTCGAGGTCGGCTCGGCAGCAGAAGCCCGCACGCGTGTCGAGCGCGCCTCTGCTGAGTTCTCAGGCGAGGAAGGTGAGACGGCAAGTGCCGCGTTCGTGATCCCGGCAGGATTCTCGGAGGGTATCGCCTCCGGTAAGGGCGGCGAGATCACCGTCATCGGCAGTGCAACCTCGCACCTCGCCAGTCAGGTCGCATACTCCATCGCGCACGGATTCTCAACGGAGGTCGGTGCCGTCGAAGTCGCCGTGCGCACCGTGCTTGAGCATGCCGATCCATCAGACGGGCAGCTTCACACGGCCGAGAACGCCGGACGCCTGGCCGAGGAGGTCGCCAACACCCCGCCCCCGGTGTCACTAGACGACGTTACCGCGGCCACGCGTCAGCTTTCGCAAACGACGCACATGGCCGCTGGCATGTCGGTGTTCTTTCTCTTCTTCACCGTCGCTTTTGGAGTGAGCGGTCTGCTCGAAGAGCGTCGGGTAGGCACGATGGATCGTCTTCTCGCCGCACCCATCGACCGTCGGCAGATCATCCTCGGCAAGGCCCTGACGTCCTTCGGGCTCGGTATTGTGAGCATGACGGTGCTGGTGGTCGCGACGTCGCTGCTGCTCGGCGCTAAGTGGGGCGATCCGGTGGGCGTCGCGATGCTCGTCTTTGCGGTCGTCTTTGCGGCGATGGGGATACTCGGCGTGGTCGCGGCGACCGCCAAGACGCAAGCGCAAGCCGAGAACTTCCAGGCCATCATCTCTCTCACGCTCGCGTTTCTCGGCGGGACGTTCTTCTCGGTGGCGCAGACGGGGGGCGTGCTGCAGGCCTTGAGTCTCGTAACGCCGCACGCATGGTTTTTGCGGGGACTGAACGACCTCGCCGCCGGGGACGTGTCAGCGGTATACGAGCCGGTGGCCGCGCTCCTGCTCTTTGGGCTTGTCACCGGCGGGGTCGCGTGGCCGTTCATGAGAAAGGCGGTGGAGCGGTGA
- a CDS encoding ABC transporter permease: protein MKALVIARMAVTRLLRDRSNIFFVFMLPMMIILVLGTAFGSGFDAKVGVLAEGEGALSREIVGGIAALDGVEVIEYEDRDEIVLAVERGVVQAAVLIPAGYDSRLAVGEEVAIEYVARPDASAMALRSTIEPVIVEQGALLRAAAFAVARSGVGHADAIATARQVVAEKAAIGVNTEVLGEISPFEQIGQFQLGAYSQLLLFVFLTSMTGSTALIESRRIGVSARMLATPTSARTVIAGEALGRLAVALVQGGFIMAGTALMFGVEWGDPFGAAAVLFLFSLGASGVAMLIGSVLNSVEQAGGVGVVLGIGLGALGGAMVPLMVMETLSPALYRVAHVTPHAWGIRAFEELILGGGTTADIVPELGVLAAFALVVFALGAWRLRVAITRL from the coding sequence GTGAAGGCGCTCGTTATCGCACGCATGGCGGTCACCCGTTTGCTGCGTGACCGCTCGAACATCTTCTTCGTCTTCATGTTGCCCATGATGATCATCCTCGTGCTCGGTACCGCTTTTGGCAGCGGCTTCGACGCGAAGGTAGGCGTGCTTGCGGAAGGAGAAGGGGCGCTTAGCCGGGAGATTGTCGGCGGCATCGCCGCGCTCGATGGGGTTGAGGTCATCGAGTACGAGGATCGCGACGAGATCGTACTCGCGGTGGAGCGCGGTGTGGTGCAGGCCGCCGTGTTGATCCCCGCCGGCTACGACTCGCGCCTCGCCGTCGGCGAGGAGGTGGCGATCGAGTACGTCGCCCGTCCGGACGCATCGGCGATGGCGTTGCGCAGCACTATCGAGCCGGTGATCGTCGAACAGGGAGCGCTGCTGCGGGCGGCCGCGTTCGCGGTTGCCCGCTCCGGCGTCGGGCACGCCGACGCGATTGCGACGGCACGCCAGGTGGTAGCCGAGAAAGCTGCGATCGGCGTGAACACCGAGGTTCTAGGTGAGATCTCTCCGTTCGAGCAGATCGGTCAGTTTCAGCTGGGAGCGTACTCGCAGCTCCTGCTTTTCGTGTTCCTCACGTCCATGACGGGATCGACAGCGCTCATCGAGTCACGCCGGATCGGGGTGTCGGCCCGGATGCTTGCGACTCCAACATCGGCGCGTACCGTGATTGCTGGGGAAGCTCTCGGCCGGTTGGCGGTCGCCCTGGTGCAAGGGGGCTTCATCATGGCCGGCACGGCGCTGATGTTTGGAGTGGAGTGGGGCGATCCGTTCGGCGCCGCCGCGGTTCTGTTCCTTTTCTCGCTAGGGGCGTCGGGCGTCGCGATGCTCATTGGCTCGGTGTTGAACAGTGTTGAGCAGGCCGGCGGCGTCGGTGTGGTGCTCGGAATAGGGCTCGGCGCTCTTGGCGGGGCAATGGTGCCGCTCATGGTGATGGAGACTCTCTCGCCCGCCCTCTACCGCGTCGCGCACGTCACGCCGCACGCATGGGGCATCCGCGCGTTCGAGGAGCTCATCCTCGGTGGCGGGACGACCGCTGATATCGTGCCGGAGCTCGGGGTCCTGGCCGCGTTCGCGCTCGTCGTCTTCGCGCTCGGCGCGTGGCGGCTACGTGTCGCGATCACGCGTTTGTGA
- a CDS encoding EAL domain-containing protein: MPPKDGGALPADAGQSTGPGSCAHDFVVSEPELRSLLLDLVSDAIICHTLDGCIVYANEAACMQRGYTCEEFIGMRLGDVVSVKESERVAERVETLLREGSMVFESEDVTRDGSAIPIEVHARIAEVAGVQIIISIIRDISERKRAQAEIESLAFRDTLTGLPNRRMFMDRARMTLSNARRTGENVALLFLDIDYLKRVNDQLGHRAGDRLLSLVGMRLSDLVRTADTVARLSGDEFVVLMPGIRDATTAEEVASKILAGLKEPLDLDGTALSVTASIGVALNDPREIGVEEMLARADGAMYAVKSGSRNAYALHVPKRAESPLDGYELEGQIARAINRDELVLYYQPQVILSDGRVECVEALIRWDHPVRGLIMPDRFVALAEESGQSGALGRWVIRTACRQHSEWLDSGLPAVRIAVNISYRQMLQPGLVDVVEAALAETGMDARYLELELNEMDIVRANETVRRTLGALRERGVRLAVSGFGEGYLVRGYVHGVPVDTLKIHRCQGSELDAEAGSKVSSAILALADGLALNTVVECVEDERQLREAARGRSGGVQGHVFSRALPPHEVAALIRDGFTTGTV, from the coding sequence ATGCCCCCTAAGGATGGCGGCGCGCTTCCTGCCGATGCCGGGCAATCCACCGGCCCAGGCAGTTGCGCGCACGATTTCGTCGTGAGCGAACCGGAGTTGCGCTCACTGCTTCTCGATCTCGTCAGCGACGCGATCATCTGCCACACCCTCGACGGATGCATCGTCTACGCCAATGAAGCCGCGTGCATGCAACGTGGCTACACGTGCGAGGAGTTCATCGGCATGCGCCTTGGCGATGTTGTGAGCGTCAAGGAGAGTGAGCGGGTGGCTGAGCGCGTCGAGACGTTGCTGCGCGAGGGGTCGATGGTATTTGAGTCTGAGGACGTCACACGGGACGGAAGCGCGATTCCCATCGAGGTGCACGCCCGGATCGCCGAGGTAGCGGGCGTACAGATCATCATCAGCATCATCCGGGACATCAGCGAGCGTAAGCGCGCCCAGGCCGAGATCGAATCACTCGCGTTCCGCGACACTCTCACCGGGCTTCCCAATCGCAGGATGTTCATGGACCGGGCGCGGATGACGCTTTCGAACGCTCGCCGCACAGGAGAGAACGTCGCTCTGCTCTTTCTCGACATCGACTACCTCAAGCGGGTGAACGATCAGCTTGGACACCGGGCGGGAGATCGTCTCCTGTCGCTCGTGGGCATGCGGCTGTCCGATCTCGTTCGTACGGCCGACACTGTCGCACGCCTATCGGGTGACGAGTTCGTGGTGCTCATGCCCGGCATCAGAGACGCGACGACCGCCGAGGAGGTCGCGTCGAAGATTCTCGCGGGCCTGAAGGAGCCGCTCGATCTGGACGGAACCGCATTATCGGTGACCGCGTCGATAGGTGTCGCGCTCAACGACCCGCGGGAGATCGGGGTCGAAGAGATGCTCGCGCGTGCCGACGGGGCGATGTACGCGGTCAAGTCCGGATCGCGAAACGCATACGCACTCCACGTGCCCAAACGGGCCGAGAGCCCTTTGGACGGCTACGAGCTCGAAGGCCAGATCGCTCGAGCGATCAATCGCGACGAACTCGTCCTCTACTACCAGCCGCAAGTCATTCTCTCTGATGGCCGTGTCGAGTGCGTTGAAGCGCTCATCAGGTGGGATCATCCTGTTCGCGGCTTGATCATGCCCGACCGTTTTGTTGCACTCGCAGAGGAGTCCGGACAGAGCGGCGCCCTCGGCCGGTGGGTGATTCGCACGGCGTGTAGGCAACATAGTGAGTGGCTCGATTCGGGACTTCCGGCGGTTCGCATCGCGGTGAACATCTCCTATCGTCAAATGCTGCAGCCCGGGCTCGTTGACGTGGTTGAAGCCGCGCTTGCCGAGACGGGCATGGACGCTCGCTACCTCGAGCTCGAGCTCAATGAGATGGACATCGTGCGGGCAAACGAGACGGTCCGGCGTACCCTCGGAGCGCTGCGTGAGCGAGGAGTGAGGCTCGCGGTTAGCGGATTCGGTGAGGGCTACTTGGTCCGGGGCTACGTGCACGGGGTGCCGGTTGATACCCTGAAGATTCACCGGTGTCAGGGTTCGGAGCTCGACGCTGAAGCGGGGTCGAAGGTCTCCTCGGCGATACTTGCGCTTGCCGACGGGCTTGCGCTCAACACCGTCGTCGAGTGTGTCGAAGACGAGAGGCAGCTGCGCGAGGCGGCGAGGGGGCGCAGTGGCGGTGTCCAGGGTCACGTATTCAGTCGTGCGCTTCCGCCGCATGAGGTCGCTGCGCTCATCCGTGACGGGTTCACGACGGGTACGGTGTGA
- a CDS encoding citrate/2-methylcitrate synthase, whose product MPKNDVNLTRWSKLAEANSVFAPELFEKYDVKRGLRDESGRGVVAGLTQVGDVIGYYTDTGTSHPSPGELIYRGIDINEIVEGFTSAGRRGYEETAYLLLFGELPNADELAEFEDVLASYRKLPRQFVHHGILDMPSRDIMNALARTVLSLYTLDDRADDTSIANVLRQSLHLIAKLPMLSVYAYQAHLDDSLGKSLVIHRPVRELSTAENFLHMLRSDSKYTQLEATLLDLSLVVHAEHGGGNNSTFTTHVVTSTMTDTYSVIAAALGSLKGPRHGGANIKALEMLADAEERVRDWEDEDEIAAYLDRILDKQEFDRSGLIYGMGHPVYSISDPRALILKRYAEMLAVEKGREMEFRFYERIERLAPEVIAKVRTMQKGVSANVDFYSGFVCEMLGIPKELFTPLFAISRVAGWCAHRIEEIATGGKIIRPAYKAVGPRREYIPLEQR is encoded by the coding sequence ATGCCCAAGAACGACGTGAATCTCACACGGTGGAGCAAGCTCGCAGAGGCGAACAGCGTATTCGCGCCGGAACTCTTCGAGAAGTACGACGTCAAGCGGGGTCTGCGTGATGAGTCCGGTCGAGGTGTGGTCGCCGGTCTGACGCAGGTGGGTGATGTCATCGGCTACTACACCGACACAGGCACGAGCCATCCGTCTCCTGGGGAACTCATCTACCGCGGCATCGACATCAACGAAATTGTGGAAGGCTTCACTTCGGCAGGCCGTCGGGGGTACGAGGAGACTGCGTACCTGCTTCTCTTTGGCGAATTGCCAAACGCCGATGAGCTTGCCGAGTTCGAGGACGTGCTCGCTTCGTACCGCAAACTGCCGCGACAGTTTGTGCACCACGGCATCTTGGACATGCCGAGCCGGGACATCATGAACGCGCTCGCGCGTACGGTGCTGTCGCTATACACGCTCGACGATCGAGCGGACGATACTTCCATCGCGAATGTCTTGCGACAGAGTCTCCATCTGATCGCCAAGCTTCCGATGCTGTCCGTCTATGCCTATCAGGCGCATCTCGATGATTCCCTCGGCAAGAGTCTTGTCATCCACCGGCCGGTGCGCGAGCTTTCAACCGCTGAGAACTTCTTGCACATGCTCCGCTCTGACTCAAAGTACACCCAGCTTGAGGCGACGCTGCTCGATCTTTCGCTTGTTGTGCACGCCGAGCACGGGGGCGGAAACAACTCAACGTTCACGACGCACGTGGTCACGTCGACAATGACCGACACGTACTCAGTCATCGCTGCCGCGCTCGGTTCGCTGAAAGGACCGCGTCACGGAGGTGCGAACATCAAGGCGCTGGAGATGCTCGCAGACGCCGAGGAGCGTGTTCGTGACTGGGAAGACGAGGACGAGATCGCCGCCTATCTCGACCGGATTCTCGACAAGCAGGAGTTCGATCGCTCTGGGCTCATCTACGGGATGGGGCACCCCGTCTACTCGATATCGGACCCGCGCGCCCTCATCCTGAAGCGTTACGCCGAGATGCTCGCCGTCGAGAAGGGCCGAGAGATGGAGTTCCGCTTCTACGAGCGGATCGAGCGTCTCGCGCCCGAGGTCATCGCGAAGGTCAGGACGATGCAGAAGGGCGTGAGCGCCAACGTCGATTTCTACTCCGGCTTCGTCTGCGAGATGCTTGGGATACCCAAGGAGCTCTTCACCCCACTCTTCGCGATCTCCCGTGTTGCGGGGTGGTGCGCGCATCGTATCGAGGAGATCGCCACCGGCGGCAAGATCATCCGGCCCGCATACAAGGCGGTCGGTCCAAGGCGGGAGTACATCCCGCTCGAGCAGCGGTAG